The following coding sequences lie in one Oxyura jamaicensis isolate SHBP4307 breed ruddy duck unplaced genomic scaffold, BPBGC_Ojam_1.0 oxyUn_random_OJ70387, whole genome shotgun sequence genomic window:
- the LOC118159440 gene encoding splicing regulatory glutamine/lysine-rich protein 1-like isoform X1: protein MQFLSLFLVVFADLEFLGPAEKDIKGRVEVLPNLLKHPKQQKESLHELLLQEETIKNIKRERDTNNERRERECSTSKKKSDKEKDRKEQSDQNTTTLKDKDHKDQNSETDKEVDNRDTQRTNEIKLQQNGNCQPNEESLSIKMEEV from the exons atgcaGTTTCTGAGTTTATTCTTGGTTGTCTTTGCTGATCTTGAATTTCTTggtcctgcagagaaagacatAAAAGGAAGAGTAGAAGTCCTTCCAAATCTCCTAAAACAtccaaagcaacaaaaagaaagtcTTCACGAACTCCTTCTCCAAGAAG aaacaataaagaatataaaaagagaaagggatacaaataatgaaagaagagagagagaatgctccacctccaagaaaaaaagtgataaagaaaaagatagaaaggaGCAATCTGACCAAAACACCACTACTTTGAAG GACAAAGATCACAAGGATCAAAATTCAGAAACTGACAAGGAAGTAGACAACAGAGATACACAAAGgacaaatgaaatcaaattacaACAGAACGGGAACTGTCAACCAAATGAAGAAAGCCTCTCAATTAAAATGGAAGAGGTTTAG
- the LOC118159440 gene encoding uncharacterized protein LOC118159440 isoform X2, protein MQFLSLFLVVFADLEFLGPAEKDIKGRVEVLPNLLKHPKQQKESLHELLLQEETIKNIKRERDTNNERRERECSTSKKKSDKEKDRKEQSDQNTTTLKVKKSTKTMCTVYSWEWCDLMLLPLCPFKTRKCFTK, encoded by the exons atgcaGTTTCTGAGTTTATTCTTGGTTGTCTTTGCTGATCTTGAATTTCTTggtcctgcagagaaagacatAAAAGGAAGAGTAGAAGTCCTTCCAAATCTCCTAAAACAtccaaagcaacaaaaagaaagtcTTCACGAACTCCTTCTCCAAGAAG aaacaataaagaatataaaaagagaaagggatacaaataatgaaagaagagagagagaatgctccacctccaagaaaaaaagtgataaagaaaaagatagaaaggaGCAATCTGACCAAAACACCACTACTTTGAAG GttaaaaaatccacaaaaacaaTGTGTACTGTTTATTCTTGGGAGTGGTGT gATTTAATGCTCTTGCCACTGTGTCCATTTAAGACTAGAAAGTGCTTTACCAAATAA